Below is a window of Thermodesulfomicrobium sp. WS DNA.
CCGAACCCCTGGAGACGCTCCTGGGCGAGCTCAAGGCCGCAGGTCTCGACGGCGTCGAAGTCTACTATCCCCTGCACACCCCGGCGCAAACCCGACTCTTTGCCGAGCTCTGCCGCCGGTTGGACCTCCTTGAGAGCGCCGGCTCCGACTTTCATGGAGACAACAAACCCTCCATTGCGCTCGGCAGGGGCAAAGACGGGCTCCACGGCCCCTACGCCTTGGTGGAGCGCATGAAGGCCGTGCGGGCCCGCATGGGGCTCCCCGTGGAGGCGTGATGGAACTTTTGGTCCCGGCAGGCAGCCCTCCCAAGGCCGAAGCTGCCCTGCGCTTCGGCGCCCACGCCCTGTACCTGGGTGGCCCGGATTTGAACTTACGCCAAAGCGCCCACGGTTTTTCCCTCCCGGAGCTGCGTGCCGTGGTGACCCTGGCCCACCGCCATGGGGCGCGGGTGTACTACGCCCTCAACATCCTGGCCCAGGAACACCACCTTCCGGCCATAATCCAGCGCCTCGAAGACCTGGCCGATACCGGCATCGACGCCCTCATCGTCGCTGATCCCGGGGTCCTCGCCCAAGCACGGCGCCTGCTTCCCCACATCCCGGTGCACGTCTCCACCCAGGCCAATACCAGCAATTCCTGGAGTGTGCGCTTCTGGCAAGACCACGGGGCCCGGCGCGTCAATCTGGCCCGGGAGCTCTCGGCCGCGCGCCTGCGGGCCGTGCGCCGCGCCTGCCCGGACATGGAGCTCGAAGTCTTCGTGCACGGGGCCATGTGCATGGCCATCTCCGGCCAATGCCTGCTGTCCGCTTACCTCCTGGAACGCTCCGGCAACCTTGGCGCCTGCGCCCATCCCTGCCGCTACGACTATCAAGCCCATCCACTGGCAGCCATTGCCCTCGAAGAGCGCTTCCGCCCTGAAGAGCGACTGTGGGAGCTCCACGAACACGGCGAATTTTCCCAGATTCTCGCCAGCGAGGACCTTTGCCTCCTCCACGCCCTGCCGTGGTTTGCCCGCCACGGCATCCACGCCCTCAAGATCGAAGGCCGCACCAAGAGTCTGGGTTACGTGACTACGGTGACCGACATCTATGCCACCGCCCTGCGCGACCTCGCTGCCGGCTCCTTCCGTCCCAAACGCTACTGGCCGGAGCTGGCGCGCATTGCCGGCCGTCCCATGGCCACAGGCTTTTTCGCCCCGCGCCGCCGCTGCCTGCCGCTGCCGCCTGCGCCGCTGGCCGCAGCCGCCTTGCGGGTGGAAGAAGTCCTTGGTCCAGGCTGTTTTCGCGTGGCGGTGCTCCTCCGCCTTGAAGCCGGCACCCCGCTGGAGCTCGTCCTGCCAGGGCTCCGGCGCCCGCGCATCACCGACTATGGCCTGGAAAACGAAGCCGGCGACCGCCTGACCACCGTGCACGGAGGCACCACGGTCCTGTTGCGCTGCGCACATCCGGAAATCACCCGCGGGGCCATCCTGCGGCCTGCATAACCACCATGCGTATCGCCATCGTCCAAACCCAACCGGCTCCTGGCGGCTACCCCGACAACCTGGCGGCCATGGCGCGCGCCGGGGCCCACGCTGCAGAGATGGGGGCAGCGCTCGTCCTGTTCCCCGAGCTCGCCGACTTCGGCTACGACCTTGCCGCGGCCGCCAGCTGCGCCCGCGACCTCTGGCCGCGCACCGCAGAGGCCCTTGGCCGCCTGGCGTACACCCACCGCCTCATCGTCGTCTGCGGCGTGGCCCTGCCCACCGCCCACGGCCTCACCAATGCCCTTGCCGTATGGGACAAGGGCGGCGCACTGCGGGGCTCCTTTGCCAAGATGCATCTCTTCCGCACCCCCAAGGTGGACGAAACCGCGGTGTTCCTCCCAGGATCGACTCCTGTGGCCATCCAAGCAGGGGACATCCGCCTGGGTCTGGCCGTCTGCTTCGACCTCCGCTTCCCGGAACTTTTTCGCATCTACCGCGATGCAGGCTGCCACGGCGCCCTCGTGGCCGCAGCCTGGCCGCGCAAACGCCGCCACATCTGGCAGGCCCTGCTCCTTGCCCGGGCCGCAGAAAACGGCATGGCCATTCTCGGGGCCAACCATACCGGAGACGCCCCCTTTCCCCTGGCCGGCTTCTCGGCCGCCGTGTCGGTAAACGCCGAACTCGAAGCACTCGGAGAGGCTCCGGACATCCTGGTAGCGCAGGTCTCCCCCGCAACGGCCCACCTCGACCCCACGCCCTGCCGCCGCAAAGACCTCTACGGGGCGCCGCCGTCCCTGTGTCATGTACTCGAGCTTTGACGAAGGCCGCCAACAGCGCTACCCATCCGCACAAATCTCAACGCCCAACCTTTGCAACCCAGGAGAATCGCATGATCGTCAAGAACTGGATGACCAAGAACCCCATCACCGTAGACCCGGAAACCTCCATGATGCGTGCCTCCAAAATCATGAAGGAGCACAGCATCCGCCGCCTGCCCGTGGTGGATGGCGGCAAACTCGTGGGGATCGTCAGTGACCGGGACATCAAGGAGGCCTCCCCCTCCAAGGCCACCACCCTCGACGTGCACGAGCTCTATTATCTGCTCTCGGAAGTGAAGATCCGGGATATCATGACCAAAAACCCCATCACCGTGAACGAAAACGAGACCATCCTCAAATGCGCCGCCATCATGCAGGAAAAGAAGATCTCCGGGCTGCCGGTGCTCGACGATGCCGGCGCCCTGGTGGGTATCGTCTCGGAGACCGAGGTGTACAAGGTGCTGCTCAGCATCACCGGCGTGCACCACGGCGGCATCCAATTTGGCGTGCTGCTTCGGGACGAACGGGGCACCCTCAAAGAGGTGCTCGACGTCCTCCGGTCCCACAAAGCCCGCGTCATCTCCATCCTGACGTCCTACGACAACGTGGAGGCCGGATACCGCAACGTCTACATCCGCATCCATGACATGGAAAAGGCCGTGCTCAACGAGCTCAAGGCGGAACTGGAAAAACAGTACACCCTGAGCTTCTGGGTGCGCGACAACATCAAACCGCTTGTCTAACGAAAGCGCCATGCAGGACAGCTATCCCATCAAGGACACCTTCGAGCATATCGTCACCACATTCCACAACGCGCTGAACACAGACTATGTGGTGGGGATGCTCGTGGCCACAGCCATCATCGCCTTTATTCTTGGCCGGATGAGCAAATAGGCCCGTCTTCCGGCCCGTCCTCCAACCACGGACAAAACTGTCGGGCCGACGCCGAAAACCGCTGCGGCGTCGGCCCGCAGCAAGACGCGGAGTGCAACGCGAGCGGCGCGTGCACGGTAAGGCCAGGGCCGCCGTTTTTGACGGCGCGAAGCAGCACCAAACGGGCAGGGGTTCCGGGACGGGAGACGACGGGCACAAGCTCCTTGGGTCGCAGCCGCTCGCGCAGGCAGCCCGCGAGGAGCTCATCGAGACGTTCGGCCAGGAACACGAACCAGCACCCACCCCGGTTACGCACACTCCACGAGGCAGCGCGGAGAAAATCCGCCAGCGTGGCCCCGGATTCAAACCGGGCCGCGCGCCGCATGGGGTGGGGACTCACCTTCCCCGTACCTGGGCAGCGGTACGGAGGGTTCCCGAGCACGAAGTCCACGCTTTCGGGGGCAAGGGGCAGACGGCGCACATCCGCCCGCAGGACGTGCAGCCGCTGCGCCGCACCCAAGCGGGCGGCATTGGCCGCGGCGCAGGCGCACAGTTCCGCATCCTGCTCCACGGCCAGCATGCGCACGTGCGGGGCGCGCACCAGCACCCCCAGTCCCACCACGCCGCAGCCAGCGCCCAAATCCAAGCCGACCCGGCCCCTGGGCCGCGCAAAGGCGGCCAAGAGCAGGGCGTCGAGAGAAAACCGGTACCCCGCCGCAGGCTGCAGCAGGCCACGGGGAAAGGTCATATCACGAGCGGGCAGGAACGATCCGCCGCAGCCGCTCCAGGGCCTCGTCCACGGTCTCGGGGCTGCCAAAGGCGGAGAACCGGGCATAGCCCTCGCCACACGCGCCAAAGCCCACGCCCGGCGTGCACACGACCCCTGCCTGGGTCAGCAGCATGTCGAAGAACGCCCAGGAATCCATGCCGCATTCCACCCACACGTACGGGGAGTTGTCCCCGCCCACGCAAAAATACCCGAGTTCTTCAAAACACGCGCGGATGCGGGCGGCATTGGCCAAATAGCCGTCGATGAGGGCCTGGCATTGGGC
It encodes the following:
- a CDS encoding peptidase U32 family protein, with the protein product MELLVPAGSPPKAEAALRFGAHALYLGGPDLNLRQSAHGFSLPELRAVVTLAHRHGARVYYALNILAQEHHLPAIIQRLEDLADTGIDALIVADPGVLAQARRLLPHIPVHVSTQANTSNSWSVRFWQDHGARRVNLARELSAARLRAVRRACPDMELEVFVHGAMCMAISGQCLLSAYLLERSGNLGACAHPCRYDYQAHPLAAIALEERFRPEERLWELHEHGEFSQILASEDLCLLHALPWFARHGIHALKIEGRTKSLGYVTTVTDIYATALRDLAAGSFRPKRYWPELARIAGRPMATGFFAPRRRCLPLPPAPLAAAALRVEEVLGPGCFRVAVLLRLEAGTPLELVLPGLRRPRITDYGLENEAGDRLTTVHGGTTVLLRCAHPEITRGAILRPA
- a CDS encoding carbon-nitrogen hydrolase family protein: MRIAIVQTQPAPGGYPDNLAAMARAGAHAAEMGAALVLFPELADFGYDLAAAASCARDLWPRTAEALGRLAYTHRLIVVCGVALPTAHGLTNALAVWDKGGALRGSFAKMHLFRTPKVDETAVFLPGSTPVAIQAGDIRLGLAVCFDLRFPELFRIYRDAGCHGALVAAAWPRKRRHIWQALLLARAAENGMAILGANHTGDAPFPLAGFSAAVSVNAELEALGEAPDILVAQVSPATAHLDPTPCRRKDLYGAPPSLCHVLEL
- a CDS encoding CBS and ACT domain-containing protein — translated: MIVKNWMTKNPITVDPETSMMRASKIMKEHSIRRLPVVDGGKLVGIVSDRDIKEASPSKATTLDVHELYYLLSEVKIRDIMTKNPITVNENETILKCAAIMQEKKISGLPVLDDAGALVGIVSETEVYKVLLSITGVHHGGIQFGVLLRDERGTLKEVLDVLRSHKARVISILTSYDNVEAGYRNVYIRIHDMEKAVLNELKAELEKQYTLSFWVRDNIKPLV
- a CDS encoding methyltransferase, translated to MTFPRGLLQPAAGYRFSLDALLLAAFARPRGRVGLDLGAGCGVVGLGVLVRAPHVRMLAVEQDAELCACAAANAARLGAAQRLHVLRADVRRLPLAPESVDFVLGNPPYRCPGTGKVSPHPMRRAARFESGATLADFLRAASWSVRNRGGCWFVFLAERLDELLAGCLRERLRPKELVPVVSRPGTPARLVLLRAVKNGGPGLTVHAPLALHSASCCGPTPQRFSASARQFCPWLEDGPEDGPICSSGQE